One window of Rhizobium leguminosarum genomic DNA carries:
- a CDS encoding terminase — MSNTNIMRALTDKRLIGAALGNLDNWRNWNVIWKAAFGLGGTLLPHEHAFFKSVSGGRALPRAPIRKLHIISGRRSGKSRQVAAIGCALALYADRSKLAPGETGYVMILAPTKEQGAAIFDYAVAFLETSPILKQEIEGITANEIRLKGNTAIIVQAADPRTVRSKSLLAALVDESCFLRDTNDTELYRAITPATLTTQGLWISISSAGKKSGLMYDRYRDHFGQDSNSDLVIQAKTTDLNLTIDQREIDAAIADDPEAGRSEYESAWRADLSTLFPDDIIDAAIVNNRPEFLPFDPTVKRYHAFVDMSAGRHDASTLCIGHAVGNKFVSDAVHWRPAPHDPQAVTAEFVSMCKEYRIHEVTGDNFAGSWVSGAFTKLGMTYHRSMKNRSQLYLEALPVFMQGRVEMADSKTVPTVRELKNLERRVATSGRESVDHPKNGTDDAANALAGCIQSVTKPQRQTHSLVAPMMIRLVDSMSDTTGM, encoded by the coding sequence ATGAGCAACACGAACATCATGCGCGCACTCACCGACAAACGGCTGATCGGTGCGGCCCTTGGCAATCTCGACAACTGGCGGAATTGGAACGTTATATGGAAAGCGGCTTTCGGTCTCGGCGGTACGCTCTTGCCGCACGAACACGCGTTCTTCAAGTCGGTCAGCGGTGGTCGTGCGTTGCCAAGGGCACCTATTCGAAAGCTTCACATCATATCCGGGCGGCGTAGCGGGAAGTCACGGCAAGTTGCAGCTATAGGCTGCGCACTGGCACTGTATGCAGACCGTTCGAAGCTTGCGCCGGGCGAAACGGGTTATGTGATGATCCTAGCGCCGACCAAGGAGCAAGGCGCGGCGATCTTCGATTATGCAGTAGCGTTTCTCGAAACATCACCCATCTTGAAGCAGGAAATCGAGGGCATAACAGCGAACGAAATCCGGCTGAAGGGGAACACGGCCATTATCGTTCAGGCCGCTGATCCACGTACGGTCCGTTCGAAGTCGCTACTTGCCGCGCTGGTCGATGAATCGTGCTTTCTTCGCGATACGAACGATACGGAGCTTTATCGCGCTATCACGCCCGCGACGCTGACGACACAGGGCCTGTGGATTTCAATCAGTTCAGCGGGTAAAAAGTCGGGTCTAATGTACGATCGATACCGCGATCATTTCGGCCAAGACTCGAATTCCGATCTGGTCATCCAAGCGAAGACGACCGACCTGAACCTGACGATCGATCAGCGCGAAATCGACGCTGCCATTGCGGACGACCCGGAGGCCGGACGATCGGAGTACGAATCCGCATGGCGTGCCGACCTGTCCACGCTGTTCCCGGATGACATCATCGACGCCGCGATCGTCAACAATCGGCCCGAATTCCTTCCGTTCGATCCGACTGTGAAGCGGTATCATGCCTTCGTGGACATGAGCGCAGGTCGGCACGACGCGTCAACGCTGTGCATCGGTCACGCTGTAGGCAACAAGTTCGTTTCGGACGCTGTTCACTGGCGTCCGGCTCCCCACGATCCACAAGCGGTCACCGCCGAATTCGTGTCGATGTGTAAAGAATACCGCATACACGAAGTCACTGGCGACAACTTCGCCGGTTCCTGGGTATCGGGTGCGTTCACAAAGCTCGGCATGACCTATCATCGGTCGATGAAAAATCGCTCGCAACTCTATTTGGAAGCGCTACCGGTATTCATGCAAGGCCGGGTAGAGATGGCAGATAGCAAGACGGTGCCAACCGTTCGCGAGTTGAAGAATTTGGAACGGCGCGTTGCAACGTCAGGTCGGGAAAGCGTTGACCACCCGAAAAACGGAACGGACGACGCTGCGAACGCCCTCGCCGGATGTATCCAGTCGGTGACAAAGCCGCAACGTCAGACACACTCGCTTGTCGCTCCGATGATGATCCGGCTCGTCGACAGTATGTCCGATACAACTGGAATGTAA
- a CDS encoding XkdF-like putative serine protease domain-containing protein, which produces MTAPVRIAKVDRSLGIVFGWTVISTVDGAEFVDSQNDHIPEAVALEAFAKFAAGERTLKLDHTGSSRGTILFIFPLTSDIAASLGIVTKQTGIVIGVKPDDPAILDQFADGRLQGFSIGGRGEIHEVDA; this is translated from the coding sequence ATGACCGCTCCCGTCCGTATCGCGAAGGTTGATCGCTCGCTTGGTATTGTCTTCGGCTGGACCGTGATCAGCACCGTCGATGGCGCTGAATTCGTAGATTCGCAAAACGACCACATACCGGAGGCGGTTGCGTTGGAGGCCTTCGCGAAGTTTGCCGCTGGCGAACGGACACTAAAGCTTGATCACACCGGTTCGTCGCGCGGAACGATACTATTCATCTTCCCGCTGACGTCAGACATCGCCGCATCGCTCGGCATTGTCACGAAGCAGACCGGGATTGTCATCGGCGTGAAGCCGGACGATCCGGCAATTCTGGACCAGTTCGCGGACGGGCGCCTTCAAGGCTTCAGCATCGGTGGACGTGGTGAAATCCATGAGGTGGACGCATGA
- a CDS encoding YfbU family protein: protein MSLTDGERLIALLLAELHESVGNATLGKTVKTALASGNAWALQRVMPISMNDEIGSDIVQETRDTLDMWWDLEEGYSKLGVLEKAALKTSAYPFGHDVKFEGWDVTRGDKHADVAHFLTTVLGEYEHFKGRSFDSHSPGSLGSYQRMLPVFRSIRNADGFSGWKSDTLAKVLLSRTHPSSANL from the coding sequence ATGAGTCTAACTGATGGTGAGAGACTTATCGCACTGCTTTTAGCCGAACTTCATGAGTCGGTCGGCAATGCTACGCTTGGCAAAACAGTCAAGACGGCCCTCGCGTCCGGTAACGCATGGGCCCTACAACGCGTCATGCCAATCTCAATGAACGACGAGATTGGCAGTGACATAGTTCAGGAGACACGCGATACCTTGGATATGTGGTGGGACCTTGAAGAGGGTTACAGCAAGCTTGGGGTACTTGAGAAAGCAGCCCTGAAGACCAGCGCTTACCCCTTCGGTCACGACGTAAAGTTCGAAGGGTGGGACGTGACTCGTGGCGACAAGCACGCGGATGTCGCACATTTTCTGACAACGGTTCTTGGCGAGTATGAACATTTCAAGGGTCGCAGCTTCGACTCGCATTCGCCGGGATCGCTAGGGTCCTATCAGCGTATGCTGCCGGTTTTCAGATCAATCCGTAACGCAGATGGATTCTCGGGATGGAAATCCGACACGCTAGCGAAAGTTCTATTGTCTCGTACCCATCCTAGCTCCGCAAATTTGTGA
- a CDS encoding response regulator, with product MVALNSAVVLIVEDEPLIRFTVLDVLEDVGHVALEAANADEALVVLKGRQDVDILFTDVNMAGSMDGIQLAKRVRAMRPNIGIIITSGMVRLDPMALPANTAFLPKPYMHDALISTIASLMM from the coding sequence ATGGTGGCGTTGAACAGTGCCGTGGTGCTTATCGTCGAGGACGAGCCGCTGATCCGGTTCACTGTCCTCGATGTGCTTGAAGATGTCGGCCATGTGGCGCTGGAGGCGGCCAATGCCGATGAGGCGCTGGTGGTGCTGAAGGGCAGGCAGGATGTCGATATCCTGTTCACCGACGTCAACATGGCAGGTTCGATGGACGGGATTCAGCTTGCCAAGCGGGTGAGGGCGATGCGGCCGAATATCGGTATCATCATCACCTCGGGCATGGTGCGGCTCGACCCCATGGCGCTGCCCGCCAACACCGCCTTCCTGCCGAAGCCCTACATGCACGACGCGCTGATCTCGACGATTGCTTCGCTGATGATGTGA
- a CDS encoding acyl-homoserine-lactone synthase, with translation MFVIIQAHEYQKYAAVLDQMFRLRKQVFADTLGWDVPVVGPYERDSYDALAPAYLVWCNDSRTRLYGGMRLMPTTGPTLLYDVFRETFPDAADLIAPGIWEGTRMCIDEEAIARDFPTIDAGRAFSMMLLALCECALDHGIHTMISNYEPYLKRVYKRAGAEVEELGRADGYGKYPVCCGAFEVSDRVLRKMRAALGLTLPLYIRHVPARSVVTQFLEMAA, from the coding sequence ATGTTTGTAATCATTCAGGCTCACGAATATCAGAAATACGCTGCCGTACTCGATCAGATGTTTCGCCTGCGCAAGCAGGTTTTCGCCGATACGCTCGGCTGGGACGTTCCCGTCGTCGGCCCTTACGAGCGCGACAGCTACGATGCGCTGGCTCCCGCCTATCTCGTCTGGTGCAACGACAGCCGCACCCGTCTTTATGGCGGCATGCGTCTGATGCCGACGACCGGCCCGACCCTTCTTTACGATGTCTTCCGCGAGACTTTCCCCGATGCCGCCGATCTTATCGCGCCGGGCATTTGGGAGGGCACGCGCATGTGCATCGACGAGGAGGCGATCGCCAGGGATTTCCCCACTATCGACGCGGGCCGCGCCTTCTCGATGATGCTGCTTGCGCTTTGCGAATGCGCGCTCGATCACGGCATCCACACGATGATTTCCAACTACGAGCCCTATCTCAAGCGCGTCTACAAACGTGCCGGCGCCGAAGTGGAAGAACTCGGCCGCGCAGACGGTTACGGCAAGTATCCCGTCTGCTGCGGCGCCTTCGAAGTGTCGGACCGCGTGCTGCGCAAGATGCGCGCCGCCCTCGGCCTGACCCTACCCCTTTATATCAGACACGTGCCGGCCCGCTCGGTCGTGACCCAATTCCTGGAGATGGCAGCATGA
- a CDS encoding LuxR family transcriptional regulator translates to MTENTYSEKFESAFEQIKAAANVDGAIRILQAEYGLDFVTYHLAQTIASKIDSPFVRTTYPDAWVSRYLLNSYVKVDPIVKQGFERQLPFDWSEVEPTPEAYAMLVDAQKHGIGGNGYSIPVADKAQRRALLSVNARIPADEWTELVRRCRNEWIEIAHLIHRKAVYELYGENDPVPALSPREIECLHWTALGKDYKDISVILGISEHTTRDYLKTARFKLGCATISAAASRAVQLRIINP, encoded by the coding sequence ATGACTGAGAATACCTATAGCGAAAAGTTCGAGTCCGCTTTCGAACAGATCAAGGCTGCGGCCAATGTGGATGGCGCCATCCGCATTCTGCAGGCGGAGTATGGCCTCGATTTCGTCACCTACCACCTCGCCCAGACGATCGCCAGCAAGATCGATTCGCCCTTCGTGCGCACCACCTATCCGGATGCCTGGGTCTCCCGCTATCTCCTGAACAGCTATGTGAAGGTCGATCCGATCGTCAAGCAGGGCTTCGAACGCCAGCTACCGTTCGACTGGAGCGAGGTCGAGCCGACGCCGGAGGCCTATGCCATGCTGGTCGACGCCCAGAAGCACGGCATTGGCGGCAACGGCTACTCCATTCCCGTCGCCGACAAGGCGCAGCGCCGCGCCCTCCTGTCGGTGAATGCCCGTATCCCGGCCGACGAATGGACTGAGCTCGTCCGCCGCTGCCGCAACGAATGGATCGAGATCGCCCATCTGATCCATCGCAAGGCGGTCTATGAGCTGTACGGCGAGAACGATCCGGTGCCGGCACTGTCGCCGCGCGAGATCGAGTGCCTGCACTGGACGGCGCTCGGCAAGGATTACAAGGACATCTCGGTCATCTTGGGCATTTCCGAGCACACGACGCGCGATTATCTGAAGACTGCCCGCTTCAAGCTCGGCTGCGCCACGATTTCGGCCGCCGCCTCGCGGGCCGTGCAATTGCGCATCATCAATCCCTAG
- a CDS encoding DUF2934 domain-containing protein: MTNRRHEWISKRAYAIWEEQGRPHGRDDDHWRQAVAERNALERTQASVDGREVLVKFRPKPQRPEMPRQDWLNPSTKVG, translated from the coding sequence ATGACCAACAGACGTCACGAATGGATCAGCAAAAGAGCTTACGCGATCTGGGAAGAACAGGGCCGCCCGCACGGGCGTGATGACGATCACTGGCGCCAGGCGGTTGCCGAACGCAATGCGCTTGAACGCACACAGGCCTCCGTTGATGGCCGCGAGGTGCTGGTGAAGTTTCGCCCGAAGCCGCAGCGGCCGGAAATGCCACGCCAAGACTGGCTCAATCCATCGACAAAGGTTGGTTGA